A single region of the Brassica rapa cultivar Chiifu-401-42 chromosome A03, CAAS_Brap_v3.01, whole genome shotgun sequence genome encodes:
- the LOC103856442 gene encoding protein PHOX3 isoform X1: MEKLKGKLEEPETSQSHQDDPKVEPLDYISKAQSLKEAGNKLFQRRDYDNAMLKYKEAIDVLPENHVEISHIRSNMASCYMHSDPGEFAKAIHECDLALTITPDYTKALLKRARCYEALNKLDLALRDVCLVSELDPNNPMASEIAVKLKRTLEGKGLMVKDSVIELPPDYVEPVAAHLALWAKKGKARVKKKNRSSSSQVVQEKSDDVENAEKKKNNNLADVKGKEKIIDNQEEEVIVEDKSVLKKTVKFVYSEDVRLAELPLNCTLFHLREVVHERFPSLRAVHIKYKDQEGDLVTITTDEELRISEEVSRLDTTMRMRFYVVEVSPEQDPFFGRLVEMKKLKITADSFKAKANGKGTCKIEDWMVEFARLFKIQANVDSDDTSLNLQELGMKLNSEAMEEVVTSEEAQEPFEKAAQQFQELVARSLLKLGHVHMSGARKRLSLLRESSSQVVETAYEFALKEHAKAKEKYEEAMRVKPDLLEVFLALALQQFEEARLSWYYVLLSGIDLKTWPYGDVVQLYRSAKSNIKKSMEGLKRLGSSKAADKAAKLKSWLDVLSCAVLYERSMMEYKLDLPTWQENLEGAVVILELAGTCEEDVAALIRDDYVTDNTLRDLRFHVDEVLQIFHEIYEAKEWRNGIPSDQFEEILKRRIANIFHVSHTT, translated from the exons ATGGAGAAGCTAAAGGGAAAGCTAGAAGAACCCGAAACAAGCCAAAGCCACCAAGACGATCCAAAGGTCGAACCTTTAGATTACATTTCAAAGGCACAATCATTAAAAGAAGCAGGCAACAAGCTCTTCCAACGAAGAGACTACGACAACGCAATGCTCAAATACAAGGAAGCAATAGATGTACTCCCCGAGAATCATGTAGAGATTTCACACATTCGATCCAACATGGCTTCCTGCTACATGCACTCCGACCCCGGAGAGTTCGCAAAAGCCATCCACGAATGCGACTTAGCCCTCACCATCACTCCTGACTACACCAAGGCCTTGTTAAAGAGGGCTAGATGCTACGAGGCTTTGAACAAGCTGGATTTGGCTTTGAGAGATGTATGTTTGGTTTCTGAGCTGGATCCTAACAACCCCATGGCGTCTGAGATAGCTGTGAAGCTTAAGAGAACGTTGGAAGGGAAAGGTCTGATGGTTAAAGACTCGGTGATTGAGCTGCCTCCTGATTACGTTGAGCCCGTTGCTGCCCACCTCGCGCTGTGGGCTAAAAAGGGGAAGGCGAGGGTGAAGAAAAAGAACAGGAGTAGTAGTAGTCAAGTAGTGCAAGAGAAGAGTGATGATGTTGAGAAtgctgagaagaagaagaacaacaatCTTGCAGATGTAAAGGGCAAAGAAAAGATTATTGATAAtcaggaagaagaagttatagTTGAGGATAAAAGTGTTTTAAAGAAGACTGTGAAGTTTGTGTACTCTGAGGACGTTAGATTGGCTGAGCTGCCTTTGAACTGCACTCTCTTCCACCTCAGGGAGGTTGTTCACGAGCGTTTCCCTAGCTTAAGAGCGGTTCATATAAAGTACAAAGACCAAGAAGGAGACTTGGTGACGATCACAACAGATGAGGAGCTCAGAATAAGCGAGGAGGTCTCACGTTTAGACACTACTATGAGGATGAGGTTCTATGTAGTGGAAGTTAGTCCTGAGCAGGATCCGTTTTTCGGAAGGTTAGTTGAGATGAAGAAGCTAAAAATAACAGCTGATTCATTCAAAGCAAAGGCTAACGGTAAAGGAACGTGTAAGATCGAAGACTGGATGGTTGAGTTCGCTCGGCTGTTCAAGATCCAAGCCAATGTTGATTCTGATGATACATCCTTGAACCTTCAAGAGCTCGGGATGAAGCTCAACTCGGAAGCTATGGAGGAGGTCGTAACCTCCGAAGAAGCTCAAGAGCCTTTCGAAAAAGCAGCTCAGCAGTTCCAAGAACTGGTAGCGAGATCGTTGCTAAAGCTGGGACACGTGCACATGTCAGGCGCGAGGAAGAGGCTGAGCCTCCTACGAGAATCATCATCACAAGTTGTTGAAACGGCTTATGAGTTTGCGCTAAAGGAGCACGCGAAAGCCAAAGAGAAGTACGAAGAAGCCATGAGAGTAAAACCTGATCTGCTCGAAGTGTTTCTAGCTTTAGCTCTCCAGCAGTTCGAGGAGGCGAGGCTCTCGTGGTACTACGTGCTTCTCAGCGGCATTGATTTGAAAACGTGGCCGTATGGAGACGTGGTGCAGCTTTATCGAAGCGCCAAAAGCAATATCAAAAAGTCTATGGAAGGGCTGAAGAGACTAGGTAGCTCGAAAGCAGCGGATAAAGCGGCGAAGCTTAAATCTTGGCTAGATGTTTTATCGTGCGCTGTGCTCTACGAGAGGTCGATGATGGAGTACAAACTCGACCTGCCGACGTGGCAGGAGAATTTGGAAGGTGCGGTTGTGATACTTGAGTTGGCTGGGACTTGTGAGGAAGATGTTGCTGCGTTGATAAGGGACGATTATGTGACGGATAATACTTTACGAG ATCTAAGGTTTCACGTGGACGAGGTACTACAGATATTTCACGAGATATATGAAGCGAAAGAGTGGAGAAATGGGATCCCTTCAGACCAGTTTGAGGAGATATTGAAGAGGAGGATTGCGAATATATTTCATGTGTCACATACTACGTGA
- the LOC103856442 gene encoding protein PHOX3 isoform X2 — MLKYKEAIDVLPENHVEISHIRSNMASCYMHSDPGEFAKAIHECDLALTITPDYTKALLKRARCYEALNKLDLALRDVCLVSELDPNNPMASEIAVKLKRTLEGKGLMVKDSVIELPPDYVEPVAAHLALWAKKGKARVKKKNRSSSSQVVQEKSDDVENAEKKKNNNLADVKGKEKIIDNQEEEVIVEDKSVLKKTVKFVYSEDVRLAELPLNCTLFHLREVVHERFPSLRAVHIKYKDQEGDLVTITTDEELRISEEVSRLDTTMRMRFYVVEVSPEQDPFFGRLVEMKKLKITADSFKAKANGKGTCKIEDWMVEFARLFKIQANVDSDDTSLNLQELGMKLNSEAMEEVVTSEEAQEPFEKAAQQFQELVARSLLKLGHVHMSGARKRLSLLRESSSQVVETAYEFALKEHAKAKEKYEEAMRVKPDLLEVFLALALQQFEEARLSWYYVLLSGIDLKTWPYGDVVQLYRSAKSNIKKSMEGLKRLGSSKAADKAAKLKSWLDVLSCAVLYERSMMEYKLDLPTWQENLEGAVVILELAGTCEEDVAALIRDDYVTDNTLRDLRFHVDEVLQIFHEIYEAKEWRNGIPSDQFEEILKRRIANIFHVSHTT; from the exons ATGCTCAAATACAAGGAAGCAATAGATGTACTCCCCGAGAATCATGTAGAGATTTCACACATTCGATCCAACATGGCTTCCTGCTACATGCACTCCGACCCCGGAGAGTTCGCAAAAGCCATCCACGAATGCGACTTAGCCCTCACCATCACTCCTGACTACACCAAGGCCTTGTTAAAGAGGGCTAGATGCTACGAGGCTTTGAACAAGCTGGATTTGGCTTTGAGAGATGTATGTTTGGTTTCTGAGCTGGATCCTAACAACCCCATGGCGTCTGAGATAGCTGTGAAGCTTAAGAGAACGTTGGAAGGGAAAGGTCTGATGGTTAAAGACTCGGTGATTGAGCTGCCTCCTGATTACGTTGAGCCCGTTGCTGCCCACCTCGCGCTGTGGGCTAAAAAGGGGAAGGCGAGGGTGAAGAAAAAGAACAGGAGTAGTAGTAGTCAAGTAGTGCAAGAGAAGAGTGATGATGTTGAGAAtgctgagaagaagaagaacaacaatCTTGCAGATGTAAAGGGCAAAGAAAAGATTATTGATAAtcaggaagaagaagttatagTTGAGGATAAAAGTGTTTTAAAGAAGACTGTGAAGTTTGTGTACTCTGAGGACGTTAGATTGGCTGAGCTGCCTTTGAACTGCACTCTCTTCCACCTCAGGGAGGTTGTTCACGAGCGTTTCCCTAGCTTAAGAGCGGTTCATATAAAGTACAAAGACCAAGAAGGAGACTTGGTGACGATCACAACAGATGAGGAGCTCAGAATAAGCGAGGAGGTCTCACGTTTAGACACTACTATGAGGATGAGGTTCTATGTAGTGGAAGTTAGTCCTGAGCAGGATCCGTTTTTCGGAAGGTTAGTTGAGATGAAGAAGCTAAAAATAACAGCTGATTCATTCAAAGCAAAGGCTAACGGTAAAGGAACGTGTAAGATCGAAGACTGGATGGTTGAGTTCGCTCGGCTGTTCAAGATCCAAGCCAATGTTGATTCTGATGATACATCCTTGAACCTTCAAGAGCTCGGGATGAAGCTCAACTCGGAAGCTATGGAGGAGGTCGTAACCTCCGAAGAAGCTCAAGAGCCTTTCGAAAAAGCAGCTCAGCAGTTCCAAGAACTGGTAGCGAGATCGTTGCTAAAGCTGGGACACGTGCACATGTCAGGCGCGAGGAAGAGGCTGAGCCTCCTACGAGAATCATCATCACAAGTTGTTGAAACGGCTTATGAGTTTGCGCTAAAGGAGCACGCGAAAGCCAAAGAGAAGTACGAAGAAGCCATGAGAGTAAAACCTGATCTGCTCGAAGTGTTTCTAGCTTTAGCTCTCCAGCAGTTCGAGGAGGCGAGGCTCTCGTGGTACTACGTGCTTCTCAGCGGCATTGATTTGAAAACGTGGCCGTATGGAGACGTGGTGCAGCTTTATCGAAGCGCCAAAAGCAATATCAAAAAGTCTATGGAAGGGCTGAAGAGACTAGGTAGCTCGAAAGCAGCGGATAAAGCGGCGAAGCTTAAATCTTGGCTAGATGTTTTATCGTGCGCTGTGCTCTACGAGAGGTCGATGATGGAGTACAAACTCGACCTGCCGACGTGGCAGGAGAATTTGGAAGGTGCGGTTGTGATACTTGAGTTGGCTGGGACTTGTGAGGAAGATGTTGCTGCGTTGATAAGGGACGATTATGTGACGGATAATACTTTACGAG ATCTAAGGTTTCACGTGGACGAGGTACTACAGATATTTCACGAGATATATGAAGCGAAAGAGTGGAGAAATGGGATCCCTTCAGACCAGTTTGAGGAGATATTGAAGAGGAGGATTGCGAATATATTTCATGTGTCACATACTACGTGA
- the LOC103856443 gene encoding uncharacterized protein LOC103856443 produces the protein MAATGRSRTSSVLCPLSSPETLLNHHQRSSASLCNINLCLKRFFPGNTPKTSAASKCLCSPTTHPGSFRCAFHRRLENEKNRTLNSQAKLNKCGNTTKNSGLNMRKTALLNSLARIGSVEADRVKKSLAASMVKPSPLHISRRFDFRPRPSRFYALRKDQDLISSRL, from the coding sequence ATGGCGGCAACTGGAAGATCAAGAACTTCATCAGTCCTATGTCCTCTCTCTTCTCCTGAGACGTTACTCAATCATCATCAAAGATCATCCGCGTCTCTTTGCAACATCAACCTCTGTTTGAAGAGGTTTTTTCCCGGAAACACTCCAAAAACCTCCGCTGCGTCCAAGTGTTTGTGCTCTCCTACGACGCACCCTGGGTCGTTCCGGTGCGCTTTTCACCGCCGTTTAGAAAACGAGAAGAACAGAACCCTAAATTCACAGGCGAAGCTAAACAAGTGTGGTAACACGACAAAGAACTCGGGATTGAATATGAGAAAAACGGCGTTGCTGAATTCACTCGCGAGGATCGGGAGTGTGGAGGCAGACCGGGTTAAGAAATCTTTAGCGGCGAGTATGGTTAAACCGTCGCCTCTCCATATCAGTCGCCGGTTTGATTTCCGGCCACGACCTAGCCGCTTCTACGCATTGCGCAAAGATCAAGATTTAATATCTAGTCGACTTTGA
- the LOC103856445 gene encoding flavonol synthase/flavanone 3-hydroxylase, whose translation MMEEKPKFKTVQEVVAANEGLPERYLQPLTGNGEDQPLNGPVPEMDIPSIDLSLLLSSSEDGRQELSKLHSALSKWGVVQVMNHGITEDFLDKIYKLTKQFFALPTEEKQKYERDIGNVQGYGSDMILSDDQILDWIDRLFLTTYPEDQQNLKFWPEVPTGFRETLHEYTMKQHAVIEQFFKGMARSLGLEDNVFLEMHGEDARMDTRFNMYPPCPRPDMVIGAKPHGDGSAFTLLLPDKDVEGLQFLKDGKWYKAPIAPDTILINVGDLMEIMSNGIYKSPVHRVVTNREKERISVATFCVPSPDKEIQPVEGLVSDARPRLYKTVKKYVELYFDSYQQGLRPIEAALI comes from the exons ATGATGGAGGAGAAGCCAAAGTTCAAGACTGTCCAAGAGGTAGTGGCAGCCAATGAAGGATTGCCAGAAAGATATCTCCAACCACTCACCGGCAACGGCGAAGATCAACCTCTTAACGGTCCGGTGCCTGAGATGGATATTCCATCCATTGATCTAAGTCTTCTACTCTCTTCTTCTGAAGACGGTCGGCAAGAGTTGAGTAAACTTCACTCGGCACTCTCTAAATGGGGAGTTGTTCAG GTTATGAATCATGGAATTACAGAAGATTTTCTCGACAAGATCTACAAGCTAACGAAGCAGTTCTTTGCGCTTCCGACAGAAGAGAAGCAGAAGTACGAAAGAGATATTGGTAATGTCCAAGGATATGGAAGCGACATGATTCTTTCAGACGACCAAATTCTTGACTGGATCGACCGTTTGTTTCTCACTACTTACCCTGAAGATCAGCAAAACCTTAAATTCTGGCCTGAAGTCCCAACCGGATTCAG GGAAACATTGCATGAATACACAATGAAGCAACATGCAGTGATTGAACAGTTCTTTAAGGGCATGGCTAGATCGTTGGGCTTGGAAGATAATGTATTTCTAGAGATGCACGGAGAGGATGCTAGGATGGATACAAGGTTCAACATGTATCCTCCATGTCCAAGGCCGGACATGGTTATTGGGGCTAAACCGCATGGTGATGGCTCAGCTTTTACTCTTCTCTTACCGGACAAAGATGTGGAAGGGCTTCAGTTCTTGAAAGATGGGAAATGGTATAAAGCTCCAATAGCCCCTGACACAATTCTGATCAATGTAGGAGATCTTATGGAG ATAATGAGCAATGGAATCTACAAGAGCCCGGTTCATAGAGTGGTGACtaatagagaaaaagaaaggATATCTGTGGCAACGTTTTGCGTTCCGAGTCCAGACAAAGAGATTCAGCCTGTGGAAGGGCTTGTGTCTGATGCAAGACCAAGATTGTATAAAACAGTTAAGAAGTACGTGGAGCTCTACTTCGATTCTTATCAACAAGGTTTAAGGCCTATTGAAGCTGCACTAATCTGA
- the LOC103856446 gene encoding LRR receptor-like serine/threonine-protein kinase EFR, protein MKLSLSLAVNALILLVVFTVVFAQARISNETDMKALLEFKSQATVNRREVLASWNNSSPLCTWIGVTCNRRRERVTSLNLGGFKLAGVISPSIGNLSFLISLNLGDNSFVGTIPQEVGMLFRLQYLNMSFNLLEGKIPHSLSNCYRLSTLDLSSNRLEHNVPSELGSLSKLVIMHLNNNKLTGEFPASLGNLTSLQELDFAYNNMEGEIPFDVARLTQMVFFQVSQNRFSGVFPPALYNMSLLESLSLAGNSFSGELRADFGDLLPNLRTVVMGRNEFTGAVPITLANISSLGRFDISTNYLTGSIPLSFGKLHNLWWLGINTNSLGNNSPSHLEFIGALANCTQLEYLDVSYNRLGGELPASIANLSTKLTILSLGGNLISGTLPHEIGNLISLQKLSLETNLLTGELPISFGKLLKLQVLDLYSNAISGEIPSYLGNMTRLQMIHLNDNSFQGSIPQSIGRCQNLMDLWIDLNSLNGTIPLEILQIPTLVYLDLSDNFLTGSLPEEVGKLQLLVGLAASNNKLSGHLPHTLGGCLSLEFLYMQGNSFDGDIPDISQLVSLRNLDFSNNNLSGSIPRYLATFHLLRNLNISVNKFEGSVPVEGVFRNATAVSVSGNLNLCGGIREMQLKACTVQASPKTRKHLSLEKKVAIGISTGIVFLFITAASLCWFKKKNNASGGNPSDSSTLGMFFEKISFEELRDATSGFSSSNLIGSGNFGDVFKGFLGSDHKLVAVKVLNLLKPGATKSFMAECETFKGIRHRNLVKLITVCASLDSKGNEFRALVYEFMPKGSLDMWMQPEDLESANDHSRILTPPDKLNIAIDVASALEYLHVECHDPVAHCDLKPSNVLLDDDFTAHVGDFGLARFLCKYERETFLNNFSSAGVRGTIGYAAPEYGMGGQPSIQGDVYSFGVLVLEMFIGKKPTDVSFAGDYNLHSYAKSLLSGDEEEGGGSNAIDEWLRLVLQVGIRCSEKYPSDRVRMTEALRELTSIRTKFFTSKTTITEPSHRDAVQSSPQEWMLNADIHSIENPI, encoded by the exons ATGAAGCTCTCTCTTTCACTTGCTGTCAATGCTCTCATTCTTCTTGTAGTTTTCACGGTTGTCTTTGCTCAAGCCAGAATCTCAAATGAGACTGACATGAAAGCTTTGCTTGAGTTCAAATCCCAAGCTACTGTAAACAGACGGGAGGTTTTGGCCTCATGGAACAACTCCTCTCCGCTCTGCACTTGGATTGGGGTAACATGCAACCGCAGACGAGAAAGAGTTACAAGTCTGAACCTAGGAGGATTCAAACTGGCCGGTGTGATCTCTCCCTCCATTGGTAATCTCTCCTTTCTCATATCACTTAATCTTGGAGACAACTCTTTTGTTGGTACCATCCCTCAAGAGGTTGGAATGCTATTTAGGCTTCAGTACTTGAACATGAGCTTCAATCTCCTCGAAGGAAAGATTCCTCATAGTCTTTCTAACTGCTATAGACTCTCTACCCTAGATTTATCGTCAAACCGTCTTGAACACAATGTTCCTTCAGAGCTAGGTTCACTCTCTAAGCTAGTCATTATGCATCTTAACAACAACAAACTTACCGGAGAGTTTCCTGCATCTCTAGGAAACTTGACGTCGCTCCAGGAACTTGACTTTGCGTATAACAACATGGAAGGAGAGATTCCATTTGATGTGGCTAGATTGACTCAAATGGTGTTTTTCCAAGTTTCGCAGAATAGGTTTTCAGGTGTTTTTCCTCCTGCCTTATACAACATGTCCTTACTTGAGTCTTTATCCCTAGCTGGCAATAGCTTTTCTGGTGAGCTTAGAGCTGATTTTGGTGATCTTCTACCAAACCTAAGAACTGTTGTTATGGGACGAAATGAGTTCACAGGAGCTGTTCCTATAACACTTGCCAATATCTCAAGCCTTGGAAGGTTTGATATCTCAACTAATTATCTTACAGGAAGTATCCCTTTGAGTTTTGGAAAATTACATAATCTATGGTGGTTAGGGATTAATACTAACTCTCTGGGAAACAACTCCCCCAGTCATCTAGAATTTATCGGTGCTTTAGCGAACTGCACTCAGTTAGAGTACTTAGATGTTAGTTACAACAGACTTGGAGGTGAGCTGCCTGCCTCCATAGCCAACTTGTCAACCAAGTTAACTATTCTGTCCCTTGGAGGAAACCTAATCTCTGGAACTCTTCCTCATGAGATAGGGAATCTCATAAGCCTGCAGAAACTCAGCTTAGAAACAAATCTGTTGACAGGAGAACTTCCAATCTCTTTTGGGAAGCTTTTGAAATTGCAGGTGCTGGATCTGTATTCAAACGCAATATCAGGTGAGATACCGTCTTATTTAGGCAACATGACTAGGTTGCAGATGATTCATTTGAACGACAATAGTTTCCAAGGAAGTATCCCTCAGAGTATTGGACGCTGTCAAAACTTGATGGACCTATGGATTGATTTAAATAGCTTGAATGGGACTATACCTCTGGAAATACTGCAGATTCCAACCCTTGTTTACTTAGATTTGTCGGACAATTTTTTGACCGGTTCATTACCGGAAGAAGTTGGAAAGTTGCAACTCCTTGTTGGACTAGCTGCTTCTAACAACAAGTTATCAGGACATCTTCCACATACTCTAGGGGGTTGTCTATCATTGGAGTTTCTATATATGCAAGGCAATTCATTTGATGGTGACATTCCAGATATAAGTCAGTTGGTAAGCTTAAGGAATCTTGACTTCTCTAACAACAATCTCTCTGGCAGCATACCTCGTTATCTGGCCACGTTTCACTTACTGCGAAATCTGAATATTTCTGTGAACAAGTTCGAGGGAAGTGTGCCAGTGGAAGGAGTGTTTCGAAATGCTACAGCGGTTTCTGTTTCTGGAAACTTAAATCTATGCGGAGGCATCAGAGAAATGCAACTAAAGGCATGCACGGTGCAAGCATCACCAAAGACGAGGAAACATCTCTCACTTGAAAAGAAAGTTGCAATTGGTATCAGTACAGGTATAGTGTTTCTGTTCATTACAGCTGCTTCTCTGTGTTGgttcaagaagaagaacaacgcCAGTGGCGGTAACCCATCTGATTCTTCTACTTTGGGGATGTTCTTTGAGAAGATAAGCTTTGAAGAGCTTCGTGATGCAACTAGTGGCTTCTCTTCAAGCAACCTGATTGGTTCAGGCAACTTTGGTGATGTCTTCAAAGGATTTCTTGGCAGTGATCATAAACTCGTTGCTGTTAAAGTTCTGAACCTCCTGAAGCCTGGAGCAACGAAAAGTTTTATGGCGGAATGTGAAACCTTCAAAGGTATAAGGCACCGTAACCTTGTGAAACTGATAACGGTTTGTGCAAGCCTAGATTCCAAGGGAAATGAATTCAGAGCTCTGGTCTATGAGTTTATGCCAAAAGGAAGCCTGGATATGTGGATGCAGCCAGAAGATCTGGAAAGTGCAAACGATCACTCTAGAATTTTAACACCTCCAGACAAACTCAACATAGCAATAGATGTTGCATCCGCCTTGGAGTATCTGCATGTTGAGTGTCATGACCCTGTAGCTCACTGTGATCTTAAGCCAAGCAACGTTCTTCTGGACGATGATTTTACTGCTCATGTTGGTGACTTTGGTTTGGCTCGGTTTCTCTGTAAATACGAACGAGAAACCTTCCTAAACAATTTTAGTTCTGCCGGTGTCAGAGGCACCATTGGCTACGCTGCACCAG AATATGGTATGGGAGGCCAACCATCAATACAAGGAGACGTGTACAGCTTTGGAGTTCTAGTTTTGGAAATGTTCATTGGAAAGAAACCGACAGACGTATCATTTGCAGGAGACTATAACCTCCACAGCTACGCGAAGTCGTTACTGTCGGGAGATGAGGAGGAGGGTGGAGGCAGCAATGCCATTGATGAGTGGTTGAGACTGGTTTTGCAGGTGGGAATAAGGTGTTCTGAAAAGTATCCAAGTGATAGGGTGAGAATGACTGAAGCACTACGAGAATTAACCTCAATCAGAACTAAGTTCTTTACTTCCAAGACGACTATTACAGAGCCAAGTCATCGGGATGCTGTGCAAAGTTCTCCTCAGGAATGGATGTTAAATGCGGACATACATTCAATCGAGAACCCAATATAA